The stretch of DNA TGCACGGGCAGTGCGTACGCCTCGTACGAACCGTCGACCGCCATCAGGGTCAGCGCCGCCACCACCTGCGTCGCCGCGATCAGGCCGCGCAGTTCGTGCAGGGCGAGCGCCGACTGGCCGAGGGTGAGGGCGTTGCTGCTGATCAGGGCGAGGGCGTCGTTGTTGTCGAGGGGCTGCGGCGCGGGGGCGGCGCCCGTTCCCTGCCAGGGGTGCTCGCCCGCGAGCGCGAGGCCCATCTGCGCGAGCGCGGCGATGTCGCCCGTGCCGACCGAGCCGAATTCGTTGACCCTGGGGTACGCGCCGGTTTCCAGGGCCTGGCAGAGGGCCGTGACGACGGTCGGGCGCAGGCCCGCGCCGCCCGCGAGCAGCTGGTTGGCGCGGACCGCGAGCATCGCGCGCACCTGCCGCGCGGGCAGCTCGTCGCCGATCGCTCCGGCGTGGCTGCGCAGCAGCCGCAGACCGTGGTCGGAGGCCGCCTCGGTGGGCACGGACTCATTCCGGTTGGCGCCCACTCCGGTGGAGCGGCCGTAGACGCGACCCCAGGAGGCGATCTCCCGCGCGGCGTTCCACGAGGCCTCGACTCGCTTCATCCCGTCCGTTCCGGGAACGGGCTTTGCGGTGGATTCGGCCATGCGTACGACATCTGCGACCATCAGTCCGCGGCCGTCCAGGACGACGACCGAGCCGCTGTCGTCGGTCGCCCTGGCAGGTGCCCTGTCCGCGATACGAGACGACATCACTCGTAAACCCTCCTCAACCGGACGCTCCGTCTTGCCCTGCGACCACTCGTTACCAGTGATTTACGCCGGGGCGTGGACAAGCTATTGACAATCTATTCAGTCAACGAGAACTCTGCATGACGATATACAGCCGGGCAAGGGACTCCTCATGATCCAATTCGATACGGTCCACAAGCGCTTCCCGAACGGCACAACCGCGGTCCACGACCTGACCCTTGAGATGCCGGAAGGGGGCGTGACCGTCCTCGTCGGATCTTCCGGTTGCGGCAAGACGACGACGCTCCGCATGATCAACCGAATGGTCGATCCGACCTCCGGGACGATCAGGGTGGGCGGCAAGGACGTCCTGGAGCAGGACGCCGCCGAGCTCCGCCGCTCCATCGGGTACGTGATCCAGCAGTCCGGGCTCTTCCCGCACCGCACCGTCCTGGACAACATCGCGACGGTGCCGCTGCTGCTCGGCTGGGGCCGCAGGAAGGCGCGGGCGCGGGCGGCGGAGCTCCTGGAGACGGTCGGCCTCACCGCCGACGCCGGGAAGCGCTACCCGCACCAGCTCTCCGGAGGCCAGCAGCAGCGCGTCGGCGTGGCCCGAGCGCTCGCCGCCGACCCGCCGGTACTCCTGATGGACGAGCCGTTCGGCGCGGTCGACCCCGTGGTGCGCACCCAGCTCCAGGACGAACTCCTGCGCCTCCAGCGGGAGTTGAACAAGACCATCGTCTTCGTCACGCACGACATCGACGAGGCGGTACGGCTCGGTGACCGCATAGCCGTCTTCCGCACCGGCGGCCACCTCGTGCAGTGCGCGAGCCCCGCCGAGCTCCTGGCCCGCCCCGCGGACGACTTCGTCGCGGACTTCCTGGGCGCCGAGCGCGGCCTGAAGCTGCTCTCCCTGACGACGCTCGCGGAGGTCCCGCAGGCCCCGGCCCCGGAGGGCGGCGCGTGGACGCTGCGCTTGGACTCGGCGGGGGCACCGCTGACCTGGCGGCACAAGGACGGCGAGGCCGCGGACGTCCCCGTACGCCCGTTGCACGACACGGACTCGCTGCTGTCGGCGCTGAACGAGTCCCTGTCCGCCCCGAACGGCCTCGTGGCCCGGGTCGACGAGACGGGCGCCCTGACCGGGGTGACGTCACGGGAGGACATCCACGCCCACGCGGGCGCGGCGCACGAGAGTGGTCGGGCAGTCTGCGGGCCGGTGGGGGCTGATCGCGCAGTTCCCCGCGCCCCTGACGGGGCGCCCCTGGAAGGGGCGCGGGGCTCTGACATGTGCGGCTCCGCCGCGCGGGCGCAAGCGACCAAGGACGGCACAGACCCAGAGGCCACCACCGCCCCCGCCGCAGCGGACCGCACCCCGTGACCGTCGACTGGTCGTGGATAGCCGACCACACCGACGACCTCACCACCCTCACCCTCTCCCACCTCCAGGCCGCCCTCACCTCCGTACTCCTCGGCCTGCTCATCTCGCTCCCCCTGGCCGTCGTCGCCCACCGCGTGCGCCCCCTGCGCGGACTGCTCCTCGGCCTGTCGAACGTCCTGTTCACCATCCCGTCCATCGCGATCTTCGTGCTGCTCCTGCCGGTCGGCGGGCTCACCCGCACCACCACCGTCATCGGCCTGACGATCTACACGCTCGTCGTGCTCCTGCGGAACACCGTCGAGGGCCTCGACTCCGTCCCCGCGAAGACGAAGGAAGCCGCCAAGGCCATGGGCACCCGGCCCCTGCGCACCCTCCTCACCGTCGAACTCCCCCTCGCCCTCCCGGTGATCATGGCGGGCGTACGGATCGCGACGGTCATGGCGATCTCCCTCGTCTCCGTGGCCACGTACATCGGCGACGGCGGCCTCGGCCAGCTCTTCACCGACGGGTTCCAGCGCAACTTCCCGACCCCCGTCATCGTCGGCGTGGTCCTGACCCTGCTCCTCGCGCTCGTCGCGGACGCGCTGCTCGTCACCCTCCAGTACGTCCTGACTCCCTGGACCCGCCGCAAGAGGAGCGCGTGACATGTACGAACTCTTCAAGGACCTCGGCGCCTGGCTGGTCAGCGGCGAACAGTGGGCCGGGTCCGACGGCATCGGGCACCGCCTCGCCGAGCACCTCCAGTACTCGCTGCTCGCCACCCTGATCGCCGCCGCGATCGCGCTGCCGGTCGGGCTGCTCATCGGGCACACCGGGCGCGGTGCCTTCGTCGCCATCAACCTCTCCAGCTTCGGGCGCGCGCTGCCCACCGTCGGGCTCGTCGTCCTCGTCTTCCTGGCCAGCGGGCTGTCCATGTGGCCCGTCTACATCGCCCTCGTGGCGCTGGCCGTCCCCTCCATCGTCACCAACACCTACGCGGGGATGACCGCCGTCGACCCGGAGGTACGGGACGCCGCGCGCGGCCAGGGCA from Streptomyces sp. BA2 encodes:
- a CDS encoding ABC transporter ATP-binding protein — its product is MIQFDTVHKRFPNGTTAVHDLTLEMPEGGVTVLVGSSGCGKTTTLRMINRMVDPTSGTIRVGGKDVLEQDAAELRRSIGYVIQQSGLFPHRTVLDNIATVPLLLGWGRRKARARAAELLETVGLTADAGKRYPHQLSGGQQQRVGVARALAADPPVLLMDEPFGAVDPVVRTQLQDELLRLQRELNKTIVFVTHDIDEAVRLGDRIAVFRTGGHLVQCASPAELLARPADDFVADFLGAERGLKLLSLTTLAEVPQAPAPEGGAWTLRLDSAGAPLTWRHKDGEAADVPVRPLHDTDSLLSALNESLSAPNGLVARVDETGALTGVTSREDIHAHAGAAHESGRAVCGPVGADRAVPRAPDGAPLEGARGSDMCGSAARAQATKDGTDPEATTAPAAADRTP
- a CDS encoding ABC transporter permease subunit — protein: MTVDWSWIADHTDDLTTLTLSHLQAALTSVLLGLLISLPLAVVAHRVRPLRGLLLGLSNVLFTIPSIAIFVLLLPVGGLTRTTTVIGLTIYTLVVLLRNTVEGLDSVPAKTKEAAKAMGTRPLRTLLTVELPLALPVIMAGVRIATVMAISLVSVATYIGDGGLGQLFTDGFQRNFPTPVIVGVVLTLLLALVADALLVTLQYVLTPWTRRKRSA
- a CDS encoding ABC transporter permease, with translation MYELFKDLGAWLVSGEQWAGSDGIGHRLAEHLQYSLLATLIAAAIALPVGLLIGHTGRGAFVAINLSSFGRALPTVGLVVLVFLASGLSMWPVYIALVALAVPSIVTNTYAGMTAVDPEVRDAARGQGMRWHQVLFQVELPLALPLIMTGLRLALIQVVATATIAAYVSFGGLGRYVFDGLAQRDLVQVLGGAVLVAVVAVVLDLALSALQRALFRHRPAKSA